GAGCGGCGGTATGAACACCGTCTTTATCAGCAGTGGATTCGTCGCGCACCCTTGGGGAAAGCGGATGCCGCCCATCGGTTACGGTTGGAGCAACGCTGGATAGATCGTGATTTTCAACTTCGTACTCGCTACTCGGTTCGGGCAACTCGGAAACTGAATACAAAAGGTGATTGGTATGCGGCGATGGGTAATGAGTACCTGTTTCGGCTTTCTGAAGGAAAAACGGATCAAAACCGCGCCAATTTTGGCATTGGACACAAAGTTGCACCCAAACTATCGTTAGAAGCAACGTATATTAACCAATGGATTCCCGGGAAAACCCAGAACCAAATGAACCATGTGGTGCAATTGTCGGTATTGACACACCTGACGCTAGACTGGGATTAAAACAAAAACAAGCCAATGGCTGCAAAAGTACGCCCACAAATATCGGTGGTTAGTCCGGTATATAATGCCGAAAGAATCGTAGCAAAATTGATTAAAGAATTAGAAGGTGTTTTACAGGAAATGGCAATTTCGTATGAAATCGTGTTGGTGGACGACCGAAGCCTCGATGAGGGATGGCAAGAAATGAAGCGGTTGGCGGGTGCGTGCAACTATTTGCGTTGCATCCGCCTAAGCCGCAATTTTGGTCAACACCCGGCAATCATGGCGGGTCTGAGGGCTGCCAAAGGGGAATGGGTTGTGGTGATGGATTGTGACCTACAAGATCGTCCAGTAGAAATCCCTCGGTTATACCAAAAAGCAAACGAGGGGTTTCAGGTGGTCCAAGCAAAGCGCCAAAACCGCTCAGACTCTTGGCTAAAGAAAGCCTCTTCCTACTTGTTTTCTAAAGTATATGGTTTCTTTACAGATACCCGATACGATCACGAAATCGCCAATTTTGGCATCTATCACCATAAAGTTATTGACTCCGTTTTAATGATTGGGGATTCGATTAAATTTTTCCCACTTTTTGTGAATTGGGCTGGATACGAAAAAACCACCATTGCGGTAGAACATGGAGGGAGGGCTGAAGGAAAGTCTGCGTATTCTTTTGGAAAATTGGTCGAATTGGCATTTAATACAATCGTATCTTTTTCCAATAAACCATTAAAACTAATGGTTAAATTTGGATTGTCTATATCATTGTTTGCATTTTTTATTGGACTCTATTATATTTTCCAAAAAATAACGGGTGGGATTGTGGTTATTGGATATGCTTCTATGATGGTTTCTATTTGGTTCTTTTCGGGAATTATCATTACCACCATTGGAGTTGTTGGTATATATCTTGGAAAGATATTTGACCAAACCAAGTCTCGGCCTATTTATATTATAGATGAGGAATTGTGATGATTCGTAAATTAGAATGGGACAGTACTTTTTTTGGAATAGAAATTGGCATGTATGAATCTGGAGAAATTAATGACGCCAATCTATACGATTTGATTATCACCAAAAGCCCTATTCCTGATGCGATTTCTTTTCAAGGCTATGAGATGACCATGCAAGAAGAAAGACGTATTTATGAAAAGGAATTATTTGATAGCTCTTCAACGAAATCCGAGATTCAGCCCTTTTCCTCGTCCGGATTAAAGGTCGAAGATTTGTACCGTTTGGCATTTGAAGCCGGGAAATATAGTCGTTTTCGTTTGGACCCCTATTTTGATGAAAACGACTTTTATCGCTTGTATCGCTGTTGGGTGGAGGCGTCTGTTAAGGGTACATTTGCAGATGCGGTTTTTGTTTTGATGCAAAAAACAGCACCTTTGGGATTTGTTACCACCCAAATAAAGGAAAATATAGGGCATATTGGCCTGATTGCATCCGATCCGCTTCATCAGTTTCAAGGGATAGGTTCCACATTACTGGCTTATGCCGAAAAATGGGCAATGGTA
This Bacteroidetes Order II. bacterium DNA region includes the following protein-coding sequences:
- a CDS encoding glycosyltransferase family 2 protein, translated to MAAKVRPQISVVSPVYNAERIVAKLIKELEGVLQEMAISYEIVLVDDRSLDEGWQEMKRLAGACNYLRCIRLSRNFGQHPAIMAGLRAAKGEWVVVMDCDLQDRPVEIPRLYQKANEGFQVVQAKRQNRSDSWLKKASSYLFSKVYGFFTDTRYDHEIANFGIYHHKVIDSVLMIGDSIKFFPLFVNWAGYEKTTIAVEHGGRAEGKSAYSFGKLVELAFNTIVSFSNKPLKLMVKFGLSISLFAFFIGLYYIFQKITGGIVVIGYASMMVSIWFFSGIIITTIGVVGIYLGKIFDQTKSRPIYIIDEEL
- a CDS encoding GNAT family N-acetyltransferase yields the protein MIRKLEWDSTFFGIEIGMYESGEINDANLYDLIITKSPIPDAISFQGYEMTMQEERRIYEKELFDSSSTKSEIQPFSSSGLKVEDLYRLAFEAGKYSRFRLDPYFDENDFYRLYRCWVEASVKGTFADAVFVLMQKTAPLGFVTTQIKENIGHIGLIASDPLHQFQGIGSTLLAYAEKWAMVVGVQRMKIPTQAMNRRACSFYEKKGYILVEQSYISHYWRGRNI
- a CDS encoding DUF2490 domain-containing protein, whose translation is MKHIWGIIFFLGSMQTAWSQNLQHGSGGWYTYVGNYRLEDDWSLHVDSQIRLKNLTGAMQQWKNRIAVNRQVRANRTASIGYALAILGGTERRYEHRLYQQWIRRAPLGKADAAHRLRLEQRWIDRDFQLRTRYSVRATRKLNTKGDWYAAMGNEYLFRLSEGKTDQNRANFGIGHKVAPKLSLEATYINQWIPGKTQNQMNHVVQLSVLTHLTLDWD